One stretch of Planctomycetia bacterium DNA includes these proteins:
- the deoD gene encoding purine nucleoside phosphorylase, with protein MSVYDFHERAKGARRGGGRPRAGAHAAAARVLAAGGGRGEIGVILGTGLGSLAGRLTAAWSLPAAATGWLAASTATGHAGRIACGTLYGAGVVALEGRVHGYEGRPPEMLVRGVELLAALGVRTLLITNASGGLRPDMHVGEIVVVTDHVDLVREPWTRPLLENPARAESVAVPGDASAAAPLDGCYDHEAATLALAAIRGLGMPARRGVYAFLRGPSYETRAEYRMLRQLGADVVGMSTVPEVVAAAALGMQVVVCSVVTNVANPDAAGTTDAEDVCRMAAAAGDGVWGVLAALARERKGVATCGSC; from the coding sequence ATGAGTGTGTATGATTTTCATGAGCGGGCAAAGGGGGCGCGTCGCGGCGGCGGCAGGCCCCGGGCCGGAGCCCATGCGGCGGCCGCGAGGGTGCTCGCCGCCGGGGGCGGTCGCGGCGAAATCGGCGTGATCCTCGGCACAGGGCTGGGCAGCCTCGCCGGCCGGCTCACCGCGGCCTGGTCGCTGCCGGCGGCCGCCACCGGGTGGCTGGCGGCGTCGACGGCCACCGGCCACGCCGGGCGGATCGCCTGCGGCACGCTGTACGGGGCGGGCGTCGTCGCCCTCGAGGGCCGCGTGCATGGCTACGAGGGGCGGCCGCCCGAGATGCTCGTCCGCGGCGTCGAACTGCTCGCCGCCCTCGGCGTGAGGACGCTCCTGATCACGAACGCATCGGGCGGGCTGCGGCCGGACATGCACGTCGGCGAGATCGTGGTGGTCACCGATCACGTCGATCTCGTCCGCGAGCCGTGGACGCGGCCGCTGCTGGAGAATCCGGCGCGGGCGGAGTCGGTCGCTGTGCCTGGGGATGCCTCCGCGGCGGCGCCGCTCGACGGTTGCTACGATCACGAGGCCGCGACGCTGGCGCTGGCGGCGATCCGCGGCCTCGGCATGCCGGCGCGGCGCGGCGTGTATGCATTCCTGCGCGGGCCGAGCTACGAGACGCGGGCCGAGTATCGGATGCTGCGTCAGCTCGGGGCCGATGTCGTCGGCATGTCGACGGTGCCGGAGGTCGTGGCCGCGGCGGCGCTGGGGATGCAGGTGGTGGTCTGCTCGGTGGTCACGAACGTCGCCAATCCGGATGCGGCCGGCACGACGGACGCCGAGGACGTCTGCCGGATGGCGGCCGCCGCCGGCGACGGCGTGTGGGGGGTGCTCGCGGCGCTGGCCCGCGAACGGAAGGGAGTGGCGACGTGCGGATCCTGTTGA
- the dapA gene encoding 4-hydroxy-tetrahydrodipicolinate synthase, which yields MPTRAEKFAGLSVAIVTPFRDGAIDSVRLREQIEFQVSAGTTCICPVGTTGESPTLTHAEHERVIAESVEAAAGRLLVMPGTGSNSTAEAVRLTKFAARAGADAALVVGPYYNRPTQQGIYEHFKAIAEAVEIPICVYNIPARTGRNIEPETIIRLAEVPGIAMVKEATGSMDQASQLIAATDLTLLSGDDSMTLPLLAIGGRGVISVVGNLVPADMKQLCDAFDAGDLAGAQALHRRLFGLCRDLLGLASNPIPIKAALAMLGRDTGEVRLPLVPLEPALAHKLRGVLAAYGLRIAHALPV from the coding sequence ATGCCCACCCGCGCCGAGAAGTTCGCCGGTCTGTCGGTCGCCATCGTCACCCCGTTCCGCGACGGCGCGATCGACTCGGTGCGGCTCCGCGAGCAGATCGAGTTCCAGGTGTCAGCCGGAACCACCTGCATCTGCCCGGTGGGCACGACCGGCGAGTCGCCCACCCTCACGCACGCCGAGCACGAGCGCGTGATCGCCGAGAGTGTCGAGGCCGCTGCCGGTCGGCTCCTCGTCATGCCCGGCACGGGGAGCAACTCCACCGCCGAGGCGGTGCGGCTCACGAAGTTCGCCGCCCGGGCGGGCGCCGACGCGGCCCTCGTCGTCGGCCCCTACTACAACCGGCCCACGCAGCAGGGGATCTACGAGCACTTCAAGGCGATCGCCGAGGCGGTCGAGATCCCGATCTGCGTCTACAACATCCCCGCCCGTACCGGCCGCAACATCGAGCCTGAGACGATCATCCGCCTCGCCGAGGTTCCCGGCATCGCCATGGTCAAGGAGGCGACCGGCTCGATGGACCAGGCCTCGCAACTGATCGCGGCCACGGATCTCACGCTCCTTTCCGGCGACGACAGCATGACGCTGCCGCTCTTGGCGATCGGCGGCCGGGGCGTGATTTCGGTGGTCGGCAACCTCGTGCCGGCCGACATGAAGCAGCTCTGCGACGCCTTCGATGCTGGCGATCTGGCCGGCGCCCAGGCCCTGCACCGCCGTCTCTTCGGCCTGTGCCGCGATCTCCTCGGCCTGGCGAGTAACCCGATCCCGATCAAGGCCGCGCTGGCGATGCTCGGCCGCGACACGGGGGAGGTTCGGCTCCCGCTGGTGCCGCTGGAGCCGGCGCTGGCCCACAAGCTCCGCGGAGTGCTCGCGGCCTATGGGCTGCGGATCGCCCACGCGCTGCCGGTCTGA